In the genome of Limanda limanda chromosome 15, fLimLim1.1, whole genome shotgun sequence, one region contains:
- the si:ch211-250c4.3 gene encoding uncharacterized protein si:ch211-250c4.3 yields MSVKRKKAGLVMSWHKSISILAPWRKGKGDRDAVLDSEVVLTKMKLISNFHERLLMSGDSTSKMSTVSVSEQDISDLTKAPEVNPHLDKSGQPQMETSSDYLPAHFSDSQLPRLYKFESEDSGVDLPSGANSPSTPTGSEQSFVVHSRESSCDSSCNLNTDTTTLPDKLVRHAQSSEIKQAEDSVDNSLGTTVNTQDSVFIHSEELCSSAVTAELHMDKDVDRDQSRASGDSPEGDELSEQLEETRAVTERTCSEDMRSGNQLSTGTCDDMLGCDSQSEPIRRSATSDSLEEYMDACCRLSEAQEVSSNPLGSGLGYLEHICQLIEKIGQLQETNLRLQRQICGLEKDSRMTKTKEDFFNQHCCCGAASLSFQHVHKRHSRSECLSPSGTLSDLSTIPEVTQLIPTMTDLRSEGLTPVPLWRRGLNRRSYTEGEERFLGDSTEGLSIPQRRLSENYTWGRVKDLVRKTKTRNQSRLGLTSASLKMSCPQLYRPDLGPVEPDSRNRNSMIVLGHQSKMDFAWLQ; encoded by the exons GGAAAGGAGACAGAGATGCAGTTTTGGATAGCGAGGTCGTCCTGACGAAAATGAAGCTCATCAGTAACTTCCATGAGAGGCTCCTGATGTCTGGTGACTCTACGTCCAAAATGTCTACAGTTTCAGTTTCTGAACAGGACATATCGGATCTCACCAAAGCCCCGGAGGTGAATCCCCACCTCGATAAGTCTGGACAGCCTCAGATGGAAACCAGCTCAGACTACCTGCCTGCCCATTTCTCAGACTCTCAGCTTCCGAGGTTATACAAGTTTGAATCAGAGGACTCTGGAGTGGATCTTCCAAGTGGCGCTAACTCTCCATCCACCCCAACAGGCTCCGAGCAGAGCTTTGTGGTTCACAGTCGAGAGTCCTCCTGCGATTCCTCTTGCAACTTAAACACTGACACTACCACTCTCCCTGATAAACTAGTCAGACATGCACAGAGCTCTGAGATTAAACAGGCAGAGGACTCGGTGGATAACAGTTTGGGTACAACAGTGAATACTCAGGACAGTGTGTTCATACACTCAGAAGAGCTCTGTTCTTCTGCTGTGACAGCAGAACTTCACATGGATAAGGATGTGGATAGAGACCAGAGTAGGGCTTCAGGAGATAGTCCTGAAGGAGATGAGCTGTCTGAACAGCTTGAGGAGACCAGAGCAGTAACTGAGAGGACCTGCTCAGAGGATATGAGGTCTGGTAATCAACTCTCAACAGGAACCTGTGATGACATGTTGGGCTGTGACTCACAGTCAGAGCCAATAAGAAGGAGTGCCACCAGTGACAGCCTGGAGGAGTACATGGATGCATGCTGCAGACTTAGTGag GCACAGGAAGTGAGTTCCAACCCTTTGGGTTCAGGCCTTGGTTACCTGGAGCACATCTGCCAGCTCATCGAGAAGATCGGCCAGCTGCAGGAGACCAACCTCCGGCTGCAGAGGCAGATCTGTGGGCTGGAAAAAGACAGCAGGATGACAAAAACCAAAGAG GACTTTTTCAACCAgcactgctgctgtggagccGCCAGCCTCAGCTTCCAGCACGTTCACAAGAGACACTCCAGAAGTGAGTGTTTGTCACCCAGCGGAACCCTCTCCGACCTGTCCACCATCCCCGAGGTCACCCAGCTCATTCCAACCATGACAG ACTTGAGGAGTGAGGGTTTGACACCCGTCCCGCTCTGGAGGAGAGGCTTGAACCGAAGGAGTTACACTGAGGGGGAGGAACGCTTCCTCGGGGACAGCACCGAAGGGCTCTCCATCCCCCAGCGCAGG CTGAGTGAAAACTACACCTGGGGCAGAGTCAAAGACCTGGTGAGGAAAACTAAGACAAGGAACCAGAGCAGGCTGGGACTGACCTCCGCCTCTCTGAAGATGTCCTGCCCACAACTCTACAG GCCTGATCTGGGACCAGTAGAACCTGACAGCAGGAACAGGAACTCCATGATTGTCTTGGGCCACCAGAGCAAAATGGACTTCGCATGGCTACAATAA